CGTTTATAACGGTAAAACGAATCAAAGAACAGAACTGGAGCGTCCGCCGTTATGATTGAGTCACAATTTATCCTCATTCAGCAGATTCTTGCTGTCGTCACCCTGATATTGGGTGGAGCCCTGATTATCTTCATTTACGATGCCTATAAAGTTGTAAAACAGCCGACCCTGCTATATTTCACAATCGGGCTGTTTACACTTGTGATCGGCATCGTTCTCCCGGACATTGTGCAGATGGCGGGGCCGGGAATTACGGGGTTGTACTGGGGAGAAGTGTTGTCCCGGATTCTTGAGATCATTGGCATTGGTGTGATGAATTTCGCTGTACTGCGGGGATGAATATCCGATGAAAAAAGGGCAGTTCTCACGTGACTGGTCCCTCCTGAAACTCGCCCGTACCTGGGAACCACGGGATATCGGTGGTGAGGTGGTTGAACGGGTGCTGCGGGAAGGGTCTCCGGAAGCAGTAGCGGATATACTCGATGTGATTGGGACAATCGGGTTTGAAGATGGCGAGAAGGCGAAAGAGCGGATGCCGTCCCTCATGCAGCCGGTGGAGATCATTGAGAGTACTCTTTTAGTGGCGGGTGTGGAGACCGAACGTCTGGACGGGGAGGAACGGCCCACCATCATGATAAATCTTGAGGCGCATGATCTCTTTGGCTACCCGTTTAGTATGACAGAGCCTGCTGTCGCCTATATAACCGGATTTGTTCAGGCCGTTTCCGGGGGTGCCGCAGTCTCACAATCCGAAGATCATCTTCTGATCCGGTTTTGATACGTAAAATGAGTATTAATGGGTATTTCCGCTCTATCTCAATATAAAGATGTTTGCAATTCCGACCAGAAGAAATAATATTCACTTTGTATGCCGCTATTAAGGTTGGTATTGATAACCAATAGATTAAAGCCGCCTTCCACGGGTGGAAATATTATTTCCCAAACACTGAATATGTGTGGCAAATATTTCCAATTATGGTGTGCAAATATCACATATTCGCTCTATCAAGAATTCATACACAAAGCATTTATATGGGTGGTGGAAATCTATAACTGCCTGAAGCGGATGTGACGTGTCACTCTGTGAGGGAGAGGTGAATTAATATGAGATTCCACGAAAATGAAGAAGCGGTTTCACCGGTTATCGGTGTAATCCTTATGGTCGCCATCACGGTGATCCTCGCAGCGGTTATCGCTGTGTTTGTGTTCGGTATGACCGACAATGTTGAGACAACTAAGACTGTGGCTGTAACTGCGAAAGTAAGCGATGATGATGTCCTTATTACGTTCCAGGGTGGACCAGATGCAGCTAAAGTATCAACATTAAACGCAACTGTTTATGATGCAGCTGGTGCTCTAGCTAATGGTACTGATAGTTATGGAAATATGAGTACACCGATTGTTGGTGATACATCAATAATTAAAGGTGTTGCCACTGCTGATGGGCAGGAACGTGTTCTTGTTACTGCTACTTTCAATGATGGTACCAAACAGGTAATTCTTGACAAGTTTGTCTAATATCATCCATTTTTTATTTTCAGCACATTGTTCTAATGTTGGAATGTGATAATCCCGACAGTCCATGATTATTTTTCATATGTCCCTTAATTGAGCAATTCTCCAATTGCATATCTCAGGATTTTGTTCCATCGAAATATCAATATTCTAAACTGCAAAGATACTGTACAGGAACGCATTGGCATACAAGTCTGTTAATTATCTTCGTCAAATATAAAGAAAAGAAAGTATTTATTTATTAGTTATTCGTTGTAGAACGCCATCAGGCGATTAGACGGCACTTTTTCAAGGGGGGATGGGCAGGCATCCTGTGTGACAAGAAGTCATATCAGAGATTGCGAACACACCGCCGCATCATCCGTTCGATGTGTTCCTACTCTGCCGTGCATCGCGAGTAATCGCTTTGTTCGAAGCGCAGACGACAACGC
Above is a window of Methanogenium organophilum DNA encoding:
- a CDS encoding type IV pilin N-terminal domain-containing protein; this translates as MRFHENEEAVSPVIGVILMVAITVILAAVIAVFVFGMTDNVETTKTVAVTAKVSDDDVLITFQGGPDAAKVSTLNATVYDAAGALANGTDSYGNMSTPIVGDTSIIKGVATADGQERVLVTATFNDGTKQVILDKFV